In one window of Eubalaena glacialis isolate mEubGla1 chromosome 13, mEubGla1.1.hap2.+ XY, whole genome shotgun sequence DNA:
- the PIGQ gene encoding phosphatidylinositol N-acetylglucosaminyltransferase subunit Q isoform X1 has translation MRLVSRGAAEAGLGAASAAVRPGPPDAVPNPIPTPPAEGADPGSSRGPGMVLKAFFPTCCASADSGLLVGRWVPEQSSAVVLAVVHFPFIPIQVKELLAQVQQASQVGVTVLGTWCHRRQEPEESLGHFLEGLGAIFSHKPWFQLCRERGSKSWSCKATHWQGPASPAASGEDQVMLIFYDQRKVLLSQLHPPTVLPDRQAGDTTASAGGLAAVFDTVARSEALFQSDRFDEGPVRLSHWQSEGVEASILVELAKWAAGPVCLLLACLLSLVSAASACRVFKLWPLSFIWSKLSTCEQLRHRLEQLTLIFSTRKAKNPAQLMRKANMLVSVLLDVALGLMLLSWLHRKDLIGQLADALIPVADHVAEELQHLLQWLMGAPAGLKMNRALDQVLGRFFLYHIHLWISYIHLMSPFIERILWHVGLSACLGLTVALSILSDIVALLTFHIYCFYVYGARLYCLKIHGLSSLWRLFRGKKWNVLRQRVDSCSYDLDQLFIGTLLFTILVFLLPTTALYYLVFTLLRLLVVTVQGLIHLLVDLINSLPLYSLGLRLCRPYRLAAGVKFRVLEHKTGRPLRLLMQINPLPYSRVVHTYRLPTCGCHPKHSWGSLCRKLFFGELIYPWRQRGDKQA, from the exons ATGAGGCTCGTGTCCCGCGGCGCCGCCGAGGCGGGGCTGGGGGCCGCGAGCGCCGCTGTTCGCCCGGGCCCGCCCGACGCGGTCCCCAACCCCATCCCGACCCCGCCAGCTGAGGGCGCGGACCCGGGGAGCAGCCG CGGCCCTGGCATGGTGCTCAAGGCCTTCTTCCCCACGTGCTGTGCCTCGGCGGACAGCGGCCTCCTGGTTGGACGGTGGGTCCCGGAGCAGAGCAGTGCCGTGGTCCTGGCTGTGGTGCACTTTCCCTTCATCCCCATCCAGGTCAAGGAGCTCCTGGCCCAGGTGCAGCAGGCCAGTCAGGTGGGCGTGACTGTGCTGGGCACCTGGTGCCACCGCCGGCAGGAGCCGGAGGAGAGCCTGGGCCACTTCCTGGAGGGCCTGGGTGCCATCTTCTCCCACAAGCCCTGGTTCCAGCTATGCCGGGAGAGAGGCAGCAAGTCCTGGAGCTGCAAGGCCACCCACTGGCAGGGGCCCGCCTCCCCTGCCGCCTCTGGCGAGGACCAGGTCATGCTTATCTTCTACGACCAGCGCAAGGTGCTGCTGTCCCAACTGCACCCACCCACAGTCCTGCCCGACCGCCAGGCTGGGGACACCACAGCCAGCGCGGGGGGCCTGGCTGCTGTCTTTGACACAGTGGCGCGTAGCGAGGCACTCTTCCAAAGTGACCGGTTCGATGAGGGCCCCGTGCGGCTGAGCCACTGGCAGTCGGAGGGCGTGGAGGCCAGCATCCTCGTGGAGCTGGCCAAGTGGGCAGCAGGGCCTGTCTGCCTGCTTCTGGCCTGCCTGCTGTCTCTTGTCTCGGCTGCCAGCGCCTGTCG GGTGTTCAAGCTGTGGCCACTGTCCTTCATCTGGAGCAAACTCTCCACATGCGAGCAGCTCAGGCACCGGCTGGAGCAGCTCACACTCATCTTCAGCACCCGGAAGGCTAAGAACCCCGCCCAGCTGATGAG GAAAGCCAACATGCTTGTCTCTGTGCTCCTGGATGTGGCCCTTGGCCTCATGCTGCTGTCCTGGCTCCACAGGAAGGACCTCATCGGGCAGCTGGCTGATGCCCTCATCCCTGTGGCTGAC CACGTGGCCGAGGAGCTCCAGCATCTGCTACAGTGGCTGATGGGCGCACCCGCTGGGCTCAAGATGAACCGGGCTCTGGACCAGGTGCTGGGCCGCTTCTTCCTGTACCACATCCACCTGTGGATCA GCTACATCCACCTCATGTCCCCCTTCATTGAGCGCatcctgtggcacgtgggcctcTCAGCCTGCCTGGGCCTGACGGTCGCCCTGTCCATCCTCTCAGACATCGTAGCCCTCCTCACCTTCCACATCTACTGCTTCTATGTCTATGGCGCCAG GCTATACTGCCTGAAGATCCATGGCCTGTCCTCACTCTGGCGCCTGTTCCGAGGGAAGAAGTGGAATGTTCTGCGCCAGCGCGTGGACTCCTGCTCCTATGACCTGGACCAG CTGTTCATCGGGACCTTGCTGTTCACCATCCTGGTCTTCCTTCTGCCCACCACGGCCCTGTACTACTTGGTGTTCACGCTG CTCCGGCTCCTGGTGGTCACTGTGCAGGGCCTGATCCATCTGCTTGTGGACCTCATCAACTCCCTGCCGCTGTACTCACTCGGCCTCCGGCTCTGCCGGCCCTACAGGCTCGCAG CCGGTGTGAAGTTCCGAGTCCTGGAGCACAAGACTGGCAGGCCCCTCCGCCTCCTGATGCAG ATAAACCCCCTGCCCTACAGTCGCGTGGTGCACACCTACCGCCTCCCCACCTGTGGTTGCCACCCCAAGCACTCCTGGGGTTCCCTGTGCCGCAAGCTGTTCTTCGGGGAGCTCATCTACCCCTGGAGGCAGAGAGGGGACAAGCAGGCCTGA
- the PRR35 gene encoding proline-rich protein 35, with the protein MSGEAGSCRLGPGARARARKPKKPHYIPRPWGKPYNYKCFQCPFTCLEKSHLYNHMKYSLCKDSLSLLLDSPDWACRRAPAAPRPRAPTPGHPVDSSDPTDPSGRPRGALDAPATPNHMVTDVLSLRRRVGGPRPGAEGSPETLPPEARDPQKGAGLGGLLAESWKPGRGGDPRSTAGVDVPATGPESSVPCYPPPTPGEFPEAQSLHLSLLGVNYPLSPGLFSYLGPSLATAAHVPFLASASPLLPPATAFPAPQPPERPALVPRLYYPLLLEHSLGLPAGKTALAKPSAPPKGPPETLVPGLLKLPVPGLGGPWPRGALRDPGQEGELERPAQSDPKRKQALGGRPEPPQDPCSRTKFSSQSSLRTGPSMMLWPEDKELSDLETPGPVAPLPQQPLGLVLGGPGHVGEDLTRALGDCARVEQRLGQLAPAGGLAPRPLREQLGKIRRELLTIHQALERAVRPPDTPLDLSVKRAPTKGHEVPPGPWGQPELGPTLVRGTPKPPGMLAAQPLSSHTTKCEADSSVPPPGLPLQAPEDPVLPGSWGTHGGPGGSWPPEAVPGLQNPAGAEV; encoded by the exons ATGTCCGGAGAGGCAGGATCGTGCCGCCTGGGCCCCGGGGCACGGGCCCGGGCGAGGAAGCCCAAGAAGCCACACTATATCCCACGGCCCTGGGGCAAACCCTACAACTACAAGTGCTTCCAGTGCCCCTTCACCTGCCTGGAGAAGTCCCACCTCTACAACCACATGAAGTACAGCCTCTGTAAGgactccctctccctcctgctgGACTCCCCCGACTGGGCCTGCCGCCGGGCCCCAGCCGCACCCCGGCCACGTGCACCCACCCCAGGCCACCCCGTGGACTCCTCGGACCCCACGGACCCCAGCGGCCGGCCCCGAGGAGCGCTGGATGCTCCCGCCACGCCCAACCACATGGTCACCGACGTCCTCTCCCTGCGCCGCCGGGTTGGGGGCCCCAGGCCAGGGGCCGAGGGGTCCCCAGAGACACTGccccctgaggccagggacccCCAGAAGGGTGCGGGCCTTGGTGGCCTCCTGGCTGAGTCGTGGAagccggggaggggtggggacccGAGGAGCACGGCCGGGGTGGACGTGCCTGCCACGGGCCCTGAGAGCAGCGTCCCCTGCtaccccccgcccacccccgggGAGTTCCCTGAGGCCCAGAGCCTCCACCTGTCCCTGCTGGGCGTCAACTACCCTCTCAGCCCGGGCCTCTTTTCCTACCTGGGGCCCTCCCTGGCCACTGCCGCCCACGTGCCCTTCCTGGCCTCAGCCAGCCCCCTGCTGCCCCCGGCCACTGCCTTCCCTGCCCCACAGCCCCCTGAGCGCCCAGCCCTGGTCCCTCGCCTGTACTATCCCCTGCTCCTGGAGCATAGCCTGGGGCTGCCGGCAGGCAAGACTGCCCTTGCCAAGCCCTCCGCCCCCCCCAAAGGGCCCCCCGAGACTCTGGTCCCTGGGCTGCTGAAGTTGCCAGTGCCTGGGCTGGGTGGGCCCTGGCCCCGTGGTGCTCTCAGGGACCCGGGGCAGGAGGGGGAGCTGGAGCGGCCTGCCCAGAGCGACCCCAAGAGGAAGCAGGCCCTGGGAGGCAGGCCAGAACCCCCGCAGGACCCCTGCAGCAGGACGAAATTCAGTTCCCAGagcag CCTGAGGACCGGCCCCTCCATGATGCTGTGGCCTGAGGACAAGGAGCTAAGTGACCTTGAGACCCCTGGTCCTGTGGCCCCCCTGCCCCAGCAACCGCTGGGCCTGGTGCTGGGGGGCCCTGGGCACGTGGGCGAGGACCTGACTCGGGCCCTCGGCGACTGTGCCAGGGTGGAACAGCGCCTGGGCCAGTTGGCGCCTGCTGGGGGCCTGGCCCCGCGGCCTCTGCGGGAGCAGCTGGGGAAGATCCGCCGGGAGCTGCTCACCATCCACCAGGCGCTGGAGCGGGCCGTGCGGCCACCCGACACTCCCCTCGACCTCTCTGTGAAACGGGCGCCCACCAAGGGGCATGAGGTgcccccagggccctgggggcAGCCGGAGCTGGGCCCCACGCTGGTCCGGGGGACCCCCAAGCCACCCGGCATGCTGGCAGCCCAGCCTCTGTCCAGCCACACCACCAAGTGTGAGGCTGACTCCAGTGTCCCTCCCCCGGGTCTTCCCCTCCAGGCCCCAGAGGACCCTGTCCTTCCTGGCAGCTGGGGCACCCACGGTGGGCCTGGGGGCTCCTGGCCCCCTGAGGCTGTCCCTGGCCTGCAGAACCCCGCGGGTGCCGAGGTCTGA
- the PIGQ gene encoding phosphatidylinositol N-acetylglucosaminyltransferase subunit Q isoform X2: MVLKAFFPTCCASADSGLLVGRWVPEQSSAVVLAVVHFPFIPIQVKELLAQVQQASQVGVTVLGTWCHRRQEPEESLGHFLEGLGAIFSHKPWFQLCRERGSKSWSCKATHWQGPASPAASGEDQVMLIFYDQRKVLLSQLHPPTVLPDRQAGDTTASAGGLAAVFDTVARSEALFQSDRFDEGPVRLSHWQSEGVEASILVELAKWAAGPVCLLLACLLSLVSAASACRVFKLWPLSFIWSKLSTCEQLRHRLEQLTLIFSTRKAKNPAQLMRKANMLVSVLLDVALGLMLLSWLHRKDLIGQLADALIPVADHVAEELQHLLQWLMGAPAGLKMNRALDQVLGRFFLYHIHLWISYIHLMSPFIERILWHVGLSACLGLTVALSILSDIVALLTFHIYCFYVYGARLYCLKIHGLSSLWRLFRGKKWNVLRQRVDSCSYDLDQLFIGTLLFTILVFLLPTTALYYLVFTLLRLLVVTVQGLIHLLVDLINSLPLYSLGLRLCRPYRLAAGVKFRVLEHKTGRPLRLLMQINPLPYSRVVHTYRLPTCGCHPKHSWGSLCRKLFFGELIYPWRQRGDKQA; the protein is encoded by the exons ATGGTGCTCAAGGCCTTCTTCCCCACGTGCTGTGCCTCGGCGGACAGCGGCCTCCTGGTTGGACGGTGGGTCCCGGAGCAGAGCAGTGCCGTGGTCCTGGCTGTGGTGCACTTTCCCTTCATCCCCATCCAGGTCAAGGAGCTCCTGGCCCAGGTGCAGCAGGCCAGTCAGGTGGGCGTGACTGTGCTGGGCACCTGGTGCCACCGCCGGCAGGAGCCGGAGGAGAGCCTGGGCCACTTCCTGGAGGGCCTGGGTGCCATCTTCTCCCACAAGCCCTGGTTCCAGCTATGCCGGGAGAGAGGCAGCAAGTCCTGGAGCTGCAAGGCCACCCACTGGCAGGGGCCCGCCTCCCCTGCCGCCTCTGGCGAGGACCAGGTCATGCTTATCTTCTACGACCAGCGCAAGGTGCTGCTGTCCCAACTGCACCCACCCACAGTCCTGCCCGACCGCCAGGCTGGGGACACCACAGCCAGCGCGGGGGGCCTGGCTGCTGTCTTTGACACAGTGGCGCGTAGCGAGGCACTCTTCCAAAGTGACCGGTTCGATGAGGGCCCCGTGCGGCTGAGCCACTGGCAGTCGGAGGGCGTGGAGGCCAGCATCCTCGTGGAGCTGGCCAAGTGGGCAGCAGGGCCTGTCTGCCTGCTTCTGGCCTGCCTGCTGTCTCTTGTCTCGGCTGCCAGCGCCTGTCG GGTGTTCAAGCTGTGGCCACTGTCCTTCATCTGGAGCAAACTCTCCACATGCGAGCAGCTCAGGCACCGGCTGGAGCAGCTCACACTCATCTTCAGCACCCGGAAGGCTAAGAACCCCGCCCAGCTGATGAG GAAAGCCAACATGCTTGTCTCTGTGCTCCTGGATGTGGCCCTTGGCCTCATGCTGCTGTCCTGGCTCCACAGGAAGGACCTCATCGGGCAGCTGGCTGATGCCCTCATCCCTGTGGCTGAC CACGTGGCCGAGGAGCTCCAGCATCTGCTACAGTGGCTGATGGGCGCACCCGCTGGGCTCAAGATGAACCGGGCTCTGGACCAGGTGCTGGGCCGCTTCTTCCTGTACCACATCCACCTGTGGATCA GCTACATCCACCTCATGTCCCCCTTCATTGAGCGCatcctgtggcacgtgggcctcTCAGCCTGCCTGGGCCTGACGGTCGCCCTGTCCATCCTCTCAGACATCGTAGCCCTCCTCACCTTCCACATCTACTGCTTCTATGTCTATGGCGCCAG GCTATACTGCCTGAAGATCCATGGCCTGTCCTCACTCTGGCGCCTGTTCCGAGGGAAGAAGTGGAATGTTCTGCGCCAGCGCGTGGACTCCTGCTCCTATGACCTGGACCAG CTGTTCATCGGGACCTTGCTGTTCACCATCCTGGTCTTCCTTCTGCCCACCACGGCCCTGTACTACTTGGTGTTCACGCTG CTCCGGCTCCTGGTGGTCACTGTGCAGGGCCTGATCCATCTGCTTGTGGACCTCATCAACTCCCTGCCGCTGTACTCACTCGGCCTCCGGCTCTGCCGGCCCTACAGGCTCGCAG CCGGTGTGAAGTTCCGAGTCCTGGAGCACAAGACTGGCAGGCCCCTCCGCCTCCTGATGCAG ATAAACCCCCTGCCCTACAGTCGCGTGGTGCACACCTACCGCCTCCCCACCTGTGGTTGCCACCCCAAGCACTCCTGGGGTTCCCTGTGCCGCAAGCTGTTCTTCGGGGAGCTCATCTACCCCTGGAGGCAGAGAGGGGACAAGCAGGCCTGA
- the NHLRC4 gene encoding NHL-repeat-containing protein 4, producing the protein MPGAVHSFTLGPALEPLAPASMMGLEGPCWVGLGPNGGLAVSEEFGDVRLFGSARQPLCSLGDLTGHHFGTLAGVCTDAAGSVIVADEQRRQVTLFPRARAPICLVSEGLRWPLGVACAPQGQLMVADAEDGYIKVYQSHLELA; encoded by the coding sequence ATGCCCGGGGCTGTGCACAGCTTCACACTGGGCCCTGCCTTGGAGCCACTGGCCCCCGCCTCCATGATGGGACTGGAGGGCCCCTGCTGGGTGGGCCTGGGGCCCAATGGGGGCCTGGCTGTGAGTGAGGAGTTCGGGGACGTGCGGCTCTTTGGCAGTGCCCGCCAGCCCCTGTGCTCCCTGGGGGACCTGACTGGGCACCACTTTGGCACCCTGGCAGGCGTGTGCACCGACGCAGCGGGCAGTGTCATTGTGGCAGACGAGCAGCGGCGCCAGGTGACCCTGTTCCCCCGGGCCAGGGCGCCCATCTGCTTGGTGTCCGAGGGGCTGAGGTGGCCCCTGGGTGTGGCCTGTGCGCCCCAGGGCCAGCTCATGGTGGCGGACGCAGAGGACGGCTACATCAAAGTGTACCAGTCCCACTTGGAATTGGCCTGA